Part of the Bacteriovorax stolpii genome, TTTCAGGATTCCCTCAGGCTCAATGATCCCAACTCTGATGATCGGGGACTTCATCCTGGTTAACAAATTTGCTTACGGACTTAAAGTTCCTTTCACTGATATGGTGTTTGGGGAAACAAGCTTTAACCCGATTTATATCGCTGGAAAAAGCGAACCAAAAAGAGGAGACGTTATCGTCTTCAAATACCCAAAAGATCTTTCAGTAAACTACATTAAGCGCGTTGTTGGTCTTCCTGGTGACACTCTGGAAATCAGAAACAAAGTGGTTTACATCAACGACAAGCCAATTGAGCCAAAAGAATTTGACGGAAAAGACATCATGTCTGATATGGACGACAAGTTTAAAGGCTATAATCTGAAGTTTTACCACGTTAAGACTGGGGATGTTGAGCACGTTATCCAACAAGACAACGACAACTACTATAAAGTGGACTATGACAAAGTAACAATTCCAAAGGACAGTTATTTTGTTATGGGTGATAACCGCGATTTCTCATACGACGCTCGTTACTGGGGATTTGTAACTCATGAGCAAATCAAAGGTAAGGCAATGTTCGTATGGTTCTCACTAATTTTCCCGTTTGGGGAAAACCCAGCCAAGTTCCGTCCTTGGCGAATCGGTACACCAATCAATTAAGAATAAATTTTCGTACACCCGTCGTTACCTTCGATGTTTTCCCATCGAAGGTCGCGGTGTTCTTTTCTTAAATAACTTCTCAGCCAGTTTTTAAGTACACCATCTCCATGTCCATGAATGATAGTCACGAAAGGGATTTCCCCTGTGATAACTTCATCAATAGACTGCTCTGCGATCTTTTGAAACTCTTCTAAGCGCATTCCGCGGCAGTCGACTTCAATCTCTCCACGAACTGATTTTTGGATATTGATGCTGACTTTAGGGGCCGGAGGTTTTGAACCTGATGGATAGCGAAGAGTAGATGGAGAAACCCAGACAGAAAGGGCCCCGTGCTGGATTTGAATTTCTTTTTTACGTGGGTTGGTGTTGAGAACCTTCACATTTTTTCTGATGACGACAGAAAAAACCGTATCGTTAGTTTTGATTTCTTCAAACTCAATAGGGCGCATGTGCGCGTAGATATTTTCCGGGTCTTCTTTATTTTTCTTTTCAGGAGCTTCTCTAATTAGTGCAGATTGAATGCCGCCAATTTCATTGTTGAGTGTACGGCGATTGGCCATTTTTCCACTCTTAACATCACTTAGGAGAGTTTCCGCTTGATCAAAGAGCGATTTAATTTTTTTCGTGTAGTCGGTGATAATGCGTTCGCGCTCAAGGTAGAGAGTCCCTTCCATTGAAGATTTTTGGTTTTTTAATTCAATGTTAAGCGTGCGGTTTTGGGCAAGCAGCTTATCCAGGTCAATTTTCTTCTGCGAAAGCTCTTGCAGGAGAGTTTCATAGGTTACTTGTTTTTTATCTAAAAGATCTTTGGCCCTTTCGCTGATACCAGTTTTTAAACCGAATTTCTCCGAGAGGTTTTCAAAGATTTTAAAAGCAAGCGAACTTCCTGGCTCTCCTAGAATTAATTTATATGTAGGGCGGTTGAGATCAAAATCATAACCCACATGGGCCGAGACATAATCGCCGCGAGAGTGCATAAATGTTTTTAACACCTGATGGTGAGTCGAGAGAACCACTTTTGAATTTGAACGACGGTGGACTTCATCGAGGAAGGCAATCGCTAGCGCTGAGGCCTCTTCAGAAGATGTTGAGTTGAAAATCTCATCGATAATAATCAGGTTGAGTGGCCCCAGAGACTGTAGAAGTTCTAAATAGTATTTTGACTCAGAGGCAAACGAACTTAATCCTTCGGAAAGGTTTTGATGATCGTGACTGAAATAAAATAAATCGCTAACGGGATGAATGTCAGCGTGAACAGCAGGGACGTAAAGCCCTAAATGAACCATCAAAAGAGAAAGCGTGATCGATTTTAAAGCGACCGTTTTTCCCCCGGTGTTTGGACCAGAGATAATAAGACCTTTATGCCCAGAATCCAGAAGAACATTGTTTTTAATCGGTGCTTTTAAAAGTGGGTGATAAAGTCCGTTAAACTCAAAATAGAATTTTTCATTGAGTGTCGGCTTTGAAAGACCAAGCTTTTGCGTGTATGTCGCTTTGGTGTTGAGCCAATCAAGGGCCAGGCTCCATTCACTCATTAGTTTAAATTCGTCAGAATAACTGTGAACAACCTTACTTAATTCAATTGTCAGCTTCAAGATCGTTGATTCGATCTCTGAGAGCAAGTGAATGCGCTTGTTGCCTTTTTCTCTTACTTCGTAAGGCTCAACAAAAAGAGTCATTCCAGATTGAGAGCGGGCGACAATTGGGCCTAAGTCAGAATTATAAGAGTCAGATCTCACCGCTAAAACATAGCGGTCATTGATAATGTCGAAGTTATCTAGTTGCAGTTTTGAAGAGTAGAGATCACTTTTAGCGGCTTTTTGAACTGTGATTCTCAGGTCATTTTCGAGTGCCAGAACTTCAGCATACAGTTTTTTTAAAACAGGATGTCTTTCGTAAGAGACACTTCCACTATGGTCTACAAAATCTCGCAAAGGATTAGTGAAGTAACGTTTGATCTTTGAAAGTTTATCTCTTTCAATGGCATAGTTTTCTTCAAAAACCAGGTTTGAGAAAAGGGGAAGACATTCGATATAACACTCAGCAATTTGTGCTAGAAAGTGCAGCTCGCGCGCTTCGAAAAATTTCTCGCGTTTGATATCTGGAATAAGTTTAAAGAATGTCTCGCTCTCTGGGAGCAGGCGAAGCTTACTATTGAATGACAGACTATAATCATCGTAATTAGCTAAGTAACTTTCAAGTAAATTGAGGTCACCCTGAATCATCGCAATGCTTCTTGCTGCAGGCGGAGCTTCTAATTTTGTTTTGGTTAATTCAAAATGTGATAGACTTGAGATGCTTGAGACAAGCATCGACCAGTCGAGGAGCTCGAGAGCTTCAGAATTACCATTGAGAAGATTAAGTGCCATGATACAGACTCACCAACAATTAAGACAAACTTCTCTCGAATATAACACTCTCTTCTCGAAAAATGAATTCTATCCGGTTCAAAAGGCCTACACTACACCTCATTTCCTGGTTTTGGGGCTCCGATTTCCCGGGCAGAACGTAGCACTCTATATAGGGAGAGGAAACCAGTATGAAGGAATCTTCTTTTCCAATAAATTTCCCCCGTCTTACCTGAGGATTCAGGATCGCCTTTTGGACTATGTGAGAAAATATTTAGTAGGCGCTCGCTTGGGAAAAATGGAAGTCGATGACAACCATTTTTTATCGCTCTTTCATTTTAAGAATGAACATACTGATAATTCTTTTGCTTTTGGCTACAAAGACCGCGGTCTGTTTTTTATCAAGCAGTCCAAAGAAGAAATATACACCAGCTGGAATGGGGAAACCTCAAAAGGAAAAAACATTACTGACCTGGTTGACCAGTTTCTCGGGAAGACTTCCACAGTGGATAATGCAAAACCTTCGAACTGGACGCTCTTGAATTATTTTCAAGATGAAGAGAAGAAGGTGAGTGGAAAACCTCTACAAAAGAAAAAAGAAAAATTTTTAGAAAAGAAATTAGGGAATATTACTCATGATCTACACGATGTAGAAAAGTGGAAACTTATTGAGGAAGAGCTTCTTTCGGAAGAGGGACTTGATCTTGCCGATCATCAGTCAGTTCTTCACGGGCATAAAATTAAATTCTCCTCAAATTTAAATCAGTGGCAAAAACGCGATGTGGTTTTTAGTAAGGTAAAAAAACTAAAGAAAGCGGAGGAGATTCTCAAGGGAAGACTTAAAGAAACTGATGAAGAACTTTTTAAAGTTAAACAAGGCGACTTTGAATTTGAAGTAACCAAAGAAAAGGCAATCGCACCTCTGTGGCAGACAGCTTCTTCGCAAAAGAAAAAAGAAGAAAGCGAACACAATGTAAAACATTTTAAGTTAAAAAATCTCAGCGGAACAATTGCTTTGGATGCTGCCAGCAATGACTGGCTTCGTTCTCAGGGAGCAAAAGAGCATTATTGGTTTCACATTGAAAACTACACCGGGGCCCATTGCCTGGTAAAAACAGACGATATTTCCAAGCTTAGTGGAGAGGATTTGTCAGCTATTGCTTCAATGCTAAGAGACTATTCAAAGCTGGCCATCAATGAGATACCCGTCATGTATAGTCAACTACAGCACGTAAAAGGTTTGAAAGGCGTGCAGGGTAAAGTTATCATTAAGAAGCCGAAATATTTGAGATGCAGTTATATTAATTGGACAGAAATAATTACCATGGTCTAGGCCTGATTGCAGGCGGCGCCAGCACTCTATAGAATAGATATTATATTTAGGGGTAAAGTCAAAATGAAAACTTTCTTATTACTAACAGCTTCAATCTTCACCATGTTTAATACGGTGGCGTGGTCTCAGACCAAAATTGAAGAAATTGAACAATATGAAATTAGAAATTACGATCCACAAAAAAGTGGTCTGAATGATTTAGTTTTTGAAGCCCGTATTGAAAAGCTAGTCGATATTCTGAATAAAGCAGGGAACTTCGGAAAGTTAACTGATGTTTATTTTAAAATTTATTGGCTTTCACCTTCTCAGTACAAAATTGAAGTGCTTGGCCTGCCAAAAGGATTCCAGGAAGTGCGTGATGATTTAGCAGCACTAATTAAAGGAAAACTGGAATTCATCATTCCTGAGAGATTCTCTGAAAAGTTTAAAGGTTACACGCTTAAAGCAGCACCAATTGCCGATGGTAAACTCATTAAGGCCATCGATGATACATATACTATGGCCGTGCCGGAAGTGGATATTACTTTTGATAAAACAGGCCGCTTGAAAACAGTCGAGACTAATGTTGCTTACTCGCAGGTTAGGACAGAGTTTTTCCAGACGCCAAAGTCGTGGAGTAATAACAAGCTTGTTATGGATAAGATCGTAACAACTACAAAGCAGGGAACTGCTGTCGCAACGACAACAAACACTGTAGAGTATGCGACTTTTCAAGGAATGGGTTTTCCTTCAAAGGTTACAGTTAAAAACGTAACTGAAACAGTAATTCCGGCCCATGGAAAAGAAAAAGAGAAAAAAGTGAAAAGTGAATCCGGTTCAGTTATTCGTTTTTCAAATTATGAAGTTAATACAGGTAAAGCACAGCGCTTTATGACTGAAGGCTTAAGAAGATAGGTTTATTTGAAGTTAAAGGTAAAACACCTTACGACAAGCTTGTTAGCAGTTTTAGTACTGCTAAACTTCTCTTGCTCTAAGCAAGAGTCACCAAGCATTGATGGTGGTGAAGTTGCCACTCAACAGGAGATCGAAAGACTCGAAGCTTGTAGCCAGGTTAATTTCAATAAAGGAGTTCTGCTTCACCAGAACGTTCTGATGCTCTTTAAATGTACTAAGTGGTCAGAAGAATTCCCGTCAATGTATCAGGCCATTAAAAGAGTTCAAGGTTCTTCATGGAACCACTTCATGGCCCCGATCGATAAAGAATTTGTTGAAAATCTTGCACGCAGAGATAAGGTTTTTAAAAATATCAGAGAGCTTGACTCTAAAAACGGTTTAGATGATTTAAGCCGTGTTTTGGTTGCTCTTAATGAAACAAACTTTTTTGACTCTGTTAAGACTATGCTTAAGTGTGTGGACAATCCTTCAGAAGAGATTTGTCAGGATCGCCTTGCCAATATTCCGACAAAGCGCTCATTAAAAAATATTATCAGGTTAGTTGATACACCTCCAGAAACGATTGATCGTGCCTCAATGGTGGTGAAGAGCCTTACTCAGGCCATCAGTGCTACAGATGAAGAAAAGCTCCGCGCTGAAGTTAATAAGTTTAAAACAGACCCGCTTTTTATCGCTTTTCGTTTGAAGTTAGTTGATGCTATGGCCGACAAAGTGAAAAAGGGGCTAGGGCAAGAAGACCGCGAGTTTTTACCGAAAGTTCTTTTGACGGGTAATAAAAATGGACAGCCGTGGATTTATGGCTGGCTTAATGATGTCAAAATGTCTCGTGAGAAATTCAAGGACCTGGTTGAATACCCAATCCTGGCCAATCCGATTTTTGTCGGAGAGATCAAAGGATTAAAACAAGCCTACGACGAAGGTTTTAATTGTACGATTAAAAATACGATGGACCCCAATGAGTTGGTTGAATTTAATTTCAAAACTCACTTGGCCGATTACGTAACGGTTCTAAGAACAAGAGACTATAAAGGTTATTACGATTACTCATCTTCGGCGATTGTTGGTCTTAGTATGTCGACAGAGATTTGCCGTGAGCTTCAGACAAATAAATACGGTGTTAATTTCATCAAGATGATGACAAATCTTTCAACTTTTCTGGGTGAAAAGAAATTTTATGATTTAGTTAAATTCCTGGCCGTTCACACAACTGCGAAAGGGGATTTAGATAAAACTTTTGCAGAGAACCTCTATCTGTTCGACATTATCGCCAGCGACTTATTTTCAAATGCCAATACGTTAAATGAGCAGATTGTTAAACGTACTCGCGATTTTTACCCGGTGCTTTTTGATGTTGTTCAAAAACTTCCACCAGAAGCCTACATTAATCTGGGTGAGCTTTCTCAAGAGTTTTTAAAAGAAGAGTACGACCCAAAATTTAAAGGTGTAGCAGACTTCTGGAGCTTCTTTAGCTCAACAGAAAAAAACTTCGTCTTTAACTTTGTTGACCGCCACTTTGAAGGCGATACGCAGTTTGTTCTATTATTTGATTTCTACACTAAATTCATGGATGACATCAGAGATGTTCAACCAGTTTTTAAAGATAAGTGGATGGGATCAGAAGCAGATGAAGAAATGTCTTATCTTTCTCTGCAGGACATGTTTAACCAGTTTGCCGGAAAAGAAACACTGGCGGACTTTAAGCGTTTCTTTGGTAGAGACCAGATCTTAAAAGTTCTGGAAGTTATTTCGAGTGGATCAAACATCAATGCTTCGGCCAGAGAAGAGTTAGCTTATAGAAAAGCTGATGAGTACGTGACTCGTTCACGTATGGAGCGCTACAAGTTTAAAGTTGTTTATGATCCAGGAAATGATCCGGATTACGACACAAAAGCAGTCGTTGAATGTATGCAAAAATTTAGCGAGCTTGAAAATGGTTTTTACCAACTAGTTAGAAAACTACCTGTCGCATGTACCAAGGTTACTAATGAAAACATCGCCTTTAGGTTATTTGGTTGGATGAATTCAATTGAAGAGACTTACAAGGAATTCAATCCTGGTTCTGGAAGTGAAGATACAATCCTGAGTGAAAAAGGTCTAATGAGTCCTTATATGCTCAATACGACTCTAGGAACAGCAAACATTCTCAATACACTCCTTGGTGATATTGATTCTCAATTACCAACGAAAGATGGTGTTCGTTATTTAATGACGGCTAGCCGCTATCATCTTGAAGATAAAAAAGCAGCCGCTTTAATCGAAAAGAATTTAGACTGGCTGACAAAATGGCTAAATGTGAAACCAGAAGAAAATCTGATTCACAGAAATGCGATGCTTAAGACATTTACTCGCGAGCAGAATTTTGCTTACGCCAACACAGTTTCAAAAAATGCAGCTACGTTAATGACTAATTACTCTGATTGGGTGAAGAGCGGAAAATGGGCAAAAGCTCAAACGGCGCTTTCTGGGACTTATGACCCGGCCTTTGACTGTGAAAAAGTGATCAACCAATTTGTAGCACCGAACGCATGCCCATCAAAAGACTTTGTCAAAGACCGCACCATCAATATTGCCAAATACCTGGCAACTGTTTGGGAAAAAGAGCAGGGGACAGCTGTTAATCAACTTCTTTTAGCTTTAAAGCCAGGTGAAGGATTAAATATTCCATTATATGGAAAGAAGACGAAGAAGTACCGCATGACTTTAAAGGAAACGATGAAGTACATGTATGATACGAGTGATAAAGACTGGCCGGTCAACCGTATCAAAACTACTTATGTAAATAAGAATGGAAAAACGTCAACGGAAACTCTAACGGTTCTGGAGAGAGTGGAGGTTGTTATCCGCGATGTTCGCTTTGGAAACAACTATCTTGGTGTTGCTTTCTTAAATGCGGTCACACAAGCTGATGATTACAATGAAGAAGTAGATAAGAGAAAAGGACTTCTTTCAAAGTGTCTTAAAATCCCAGGTGTGCGTTGTGGACGCTCAATGAGTGATAGCGATCTTCGCGAAGCACGAAATGCACTTGAAACTTTTGATTCTCTTCTGGATGTAAACAATGGCCGCGGTCTGGATAAACGCCTGGCTTACGGAAATTTCTTAAAAACTTTTGAGCAAACCCTGGTTGCTTCTTCTGCGAAAAAAGCACAGGAAGTTCAGCTCTTCCCATTAAAAGATGAATACCTTGTTCAGCACAACGGACGTGTCCTTGGTGAAATGACAGCGATGAATATGTGGTCTAACGTGGCCCGTGTTATTCGCGATAGAGTCGGTAGAACAAGAGCAGACTTTGATAAGTTTATTGAAAGCGAGCGCGTGAATCGTGTAAACGATGCACTCCTTTATGGATTTGATCTCCCACAAGCAGGTCCTTCAGCTGAGAGGTTATTAAGAAAAGTTCTTGCTGTACAGGCCGGTGAAAGCCAAAACATGATTGGACAAACTGTCGATTGGGCCGCTTCACTAAATTATAATGACAGTCGTCTCGTTGAAGACACGATCGCCAGAGTTCTTTTGGTTGGTGCTTATCTTGGAACTCCAGATGTTGTCTTTGGGGTAACTCCAAAAGATGAATCGCAATACGCTCGTTATAAAAACAACAATCTGTTGCAAATATTCCTGGCACTGGAAAAGTTAGTCGATTATTACCCGACTCTTAAAAATTACATGCCAACAGATATGAAGTTAATCGATGCTTTCAGACCGCTTAATACGGCGCTGACTTTCTTTATCGAGTCTCTTGAATCAACTAAAATTCCGGAAAAGAACACGGCGTACCTGGTGTTAAATGATGCCTTTAATATTCTGCAAACAGTGCTGTTTGATGAACAAGTAGACCCAAGATTAGCAGGCAATACAGGTAAAACAGTAAAGGGATTAGATTTACTCCTAGGGGGACTGGAAAACCCTAAATTTGTCGCTCAGACTTATTTCTTAATCCGCGACGATTACCGTTATCTCGATGTTCTGCATGAAAACCAGGCTTCGTGGTTTAAGGCCGTAGGTCTTAACCTGAATCGAGTGGCCAATGCTGAGAGAGTAGACCTGACTCCGATCAGAGATTACATGAACTTTACGACAAAAAACGTGGTTTGCACGGGAAGAACTACGGATTGTCCGGCCAAT contains:
- the lepB gene encoding signal peptidase I, with protein sequence MNENQTPQSNDQLDPHADLMKSVEADLSKKQKLIKEIKSIAIIIVAVLTFRSMFFEPFRIPSGSMIPTLMIGDFILVNKFAYGLKVPFTDMVFGETSFNPIYIAGKSEPKRGDVIVFKYPKDLSVNYIKRVVGLPGDTLEIRNKVVYINDKPIEPKEFDGKDIMSDMDDKFKGYNLKFYHVKTGDVEHVIQQDNDNYYKVDYDKVTIPKDSYFVMGDNRDFSYDARYWGFVTHEQIKGKAMFVWFSLIFPFGENPAKFRPWRIGTPIN
- a CDS encoding endonuclease MutS2 — encoded protein: MALNLLNGNSEALELLDWSMLVSSISSLSHFELTKTKLEAPPAARSIAMIQGDLNLLESYLANYDDYSLSFNSKLRLLPESETFFKLIPDIKREKFFEARELHFLAQIAECYIECLPLFSNLVFEENYAIERDKLSKIKRYFTNPLRDFVDHSGSVSYERHPVLKKLYAEVLALENDLRITVQKAAKSDLYSSKLQLDNFDIINDRYVLAVRSDSYNSDLGPIVARSQSGMTLFVEPYEVREKGNKRIHLLSEIESTILKLTIELSKVVHSYSDEFKLMSEWSLALDWLNTKATYTQKLGLSKPTLNEKFYFEFNGLYHPLLKAPIKNNVLLDSGHKGLIISGPNTGGKTVALKSITLSLLMVHLGLYVPAVHADIHPVSDLFYFSHDHQNLSEGLSSFASESKYYLELLQSLGPLNLIIIDEIFNSTSSEEASALAIAFLDEVHRRSNSKVVLSTHHQVLKTFMHSRGDYVSAHVGYDFDLNRPTYKLILGEPGSSLAFKIFENLSEKFGLKTGISERAKDLLDKKQVTYETLLQELSQKKIDLDKLLAQNRTLNIELKNQKSSMEGTLYLERERIITDYTKKIKSLFDQAETLLSDVKSGKMANRRTLNNEIGGIQSALIREAPEKKNKEDPENIYAHMRPIEFEEIKTNDTVFSVVIRKNVKVLNTNPRKKEIQIQHGALSVWVSPSTLRYPSGSKPPAPKVSINIQKSVRGEIEVDCRGMRLEEFQKIAEQSIDEVITGEIPFVTIIHGHGDGVLKNWLRSYLRKEHRDLRWENIEGNDGCTKIYS